In the Ranitomeya imitator isolate aRanImi1 chromosome 2, aRanImi1.pri, whole genome shotgun sequence genome, CTCTAggtgacccctccccccccccccaattttttgttGTAATAACACCTCGCTCTGAAGTATCcttgtatgatactgggcccatcggaccgctggaatgcaGGAAGAGAGAGACCCTAACAGAGACATCACTTTcctaagggacatggtggggtttcccagacGCTCAGGGGCAGACATTACTTTTTGTAGTTGTTCTAAACAGTGCCCCCCTGTTTTACCTACTatgaggagatcgtccaggtaggggattatcagaatgtcagactcatgtaggtgggCCATTACCTCAGCCATGACCTTAGTAAATACACGGGGGGCGACCGATATACCAAAGGGGAGAGCCCTATACTGGAAATGTCTGACCACCCCATCTAACCAGACCGCTACCCTCAGGAATCCTTGGTGTCCTGCATAAATTGGAATATGGTAATAGGCATCCTTTAAATCCAACACCACCATAAAACAGTTTTGAAACAGTAGTTTTATTGCGGTGTTAACAGTCTCCATTTTAAACAGTTGTATGGTCAAaaaattgttaagagccctaagGTTGATAATAGTTCTGAAGGAGTCGTCTGGTTTACGTATTAGGAATAGAGGCGAGTAGAATCCTCTACCCCGTTCTCCTTCTGGAACCTCTGATAGGACTTTCTTACTGAGCAGGTCGCGAATTTCCGTTTTCAGGGCCATCTGTTCTGCTGCAGAGGACCTTAGTGGGGTAACCCTGAAGaaattctgagggatagaggagaactctagccgTAGACCCAtagctattattcccaaaatccaattgctactggatatattggaccaggctgggtagaaggcagatattctacctcccaccggggcgactaatCATTGTGGTGGCTTTTTGATCTCACGGGATGGCTCCTAACGttcccccacctccaaacatgaaTCCTGTACCTCTTTTCTTTTTCTCGTCCCATCTGCCCTGATCCCTGGCTGGCCTTCTGCGTAAGAATCTTTTCCCTGTGAAGGGACGCCTGTAAGAagtggtcggtagactgggaaatttctttttcTCGTCACCGACCTTCTCTAGTAGTTCGTCTAGAACCGGACCAAACAGGTATTCTCCTTCGCACGGGATAGAACAAAGACGGGACCTGGCCTGAATGTCGCCGTCCAACACTTCAGCCATAGGACCCTGCGTGCTGCATTCGATAACCCTGCAGCCCTAGCTGCCATCCTTGCAGAATCTGCGGATGCATTTGCGAGAAAAGCAGCGGCATTCTGGATAGTCGGTAGGGATTTTAATATGGATTCCCTAGAGGCTCCATCTTCTAGATTAGACCCtagttggtccagccagaccatcattgatctggctgcacaTGTCACAGCTACTGCAGGTCTTAGAGCACCAGCCGACATCTCCCAAGCCCCTTTAAGAAACGAATCTGCTTTcttatcaagaggatcttttaaGGAAGCCCTGTCATCGAAGGGAATAGAGGATTTCTTAGAAGCTTTAGCCACTGCTGCGTCTAATTTTGGTGCTTTATCCCACGTGTTCACTAAGGAGTCATCAAAGGGAGATCTCCGCTTAAAAGCCAGTGGTAGGGAGCccttttttctggctttttccaCCCTCTTTTGACAAGGTTCTGAACCCTGTCATTAAGTGGAAATGATTTGCGTTTCCTTGGGTCTAGACCGCCGAACATTAGGTCTTGCGCCGAAAGTTCTTGTTTTTCatcagccacccccatggtggatctgacGGATTTAACCAGTCTGTCTATTTGATCTAGTGGGAAACAGAATCGATTAGCATCCTCCTCTGAAGAGGACGCAGAGGACACAGAGGCTTCCGAATCATATTCTTTCCTAGGGGCAGTAGACGAATCTGAGACGCTAGGCTCCTTTCTTTTCTTGGAAGGCTCCCTTTGGGACAAGGATTTTAAGGAATCTTTTACTTCTCTCCTGATAATTTCTCTAAGGTCTGAAGTAAAATCGGGAGAttcttccgccacctatgggagcggaaaaAAAACCCATGTAATTTAACCAGTACTACCGCTATaccatgtgtatatatatttcCTTACTCCCTACCGTCcgtcgcacacacgactgacatagtcttttagggtaggcgtctggcaaagggcgaCTACATAGTGCACACTCCTTATTCTTTGCTTTACCAGCGCACTTTTTCCCctaaggaaaagactgcatcagggcacgttcacgaagatctcttacccaggcagcagcggtaggtaccggatcttTGGGGGAACGAACCGGATCCTTCAGTCTAGACGAAGTCTTGCGACTGGGCTGATcactgcgtccgcgggtcttcaGCTGGGGGTTAGCATGGGACCTTTCTGAGgctctgtcctgctcctgctccagcagactGACTGGAGCTTCTGGCTCATCCATTGCTGCAGATGGGCTCATTAGCAGCACTGCAGCCTTCTGTGCGGCTATATATAGCCCTTCCTCCGGATCCGGATTGTTAGGTGTGTGGCCAGCTGTACCCCCCCTCCCCACGTGGCCGCCAGCCCCCCACAGCCCCCGGCCGCCCTCCACCGCTGCTCGTGGCCACAGCACAGCGGCGTCTGCAgcagaagccggccggcgtctgacttCCGGTTTAGGCCCCGCCCCCTGCCGCATCACTTCCGGTATCGGAAAGAACGCACAGGGACATGCAGGGAAGCCCGGGCATGGCGCCACCGGCCGACCCCGCCACGCCAAGCCCCCCGGCAGGATGACTGACAGGACGCAGGAGCCACAAAGGCTCCAGGAAGACCGCACAGACCCCTGGGGGCGGGGGGGAAGTGGAATACTCACCGTTGCTGGCACTTGGAGACGGATGTCCTCTGGACTCCGCTCCCCTGCTCCGCTCACTGACGTGGAGccctacccggacccaccgtggtgcttccagggacccgcactgcccgaggtaggagaccccctcgctacccgagtcggacagccggcctgggtatcAGATGAAATACAGATATGATCTGTAtggcatcctgtcctccaggaacaggaaaccaactgatgcgtgggagaggtgccgcccttatgtatctgtaggtttcctgttcctgaagggtggatcccctctctccgtggtgctgtcatggacgaccgatatagTAAGCTTATTATGAAATTCATTGATCAAGTAGGAGAAACTCAAATGGGATAATCCCGAATTTCCACACCTCAAAAATCTACAAGACCCAAGTTTCTGGAAGTAATACAGAATAACAAGGCTCAATCAGATTTTTGAAGATTTAATTTTATTATCATTTTAACAAATTCACATAAAGTTTGGGATCCCCATAGCGATTTTTATAGATATTTGCAAATGAGACATGCCATAACGCACCAGTTTCCATATACTAGGATGCGAATATCAAGATATCCTTTGATAGGAGTGCTATCAACTCAAGTAGCCACGGGCGCAATATCCTCCCTATATACCTTTATTCTAAACTCCAGAATTGCCTCTACTCaacttgctgtagagagtaaatGGTGGCAATTAATCCCCTTTATCACTGATAATCAGTGGAATGATGCTCTAGAGACACATTCGATTGTGTCGCCAGCCGCAAATAATAAAATTAATTCAACTATATATACTTCAACAATCCTACCTGACCCCGAGTAGACTACATGAGTTTGGCAGACTGGTAACTGATGAATGTCATAGGTGCAGGGAGTCTGGAGCAGATTTCTGGCCTCTTATTTGGAATTCTAGGATAGTACGAAGATACTGGAGTGAAGCGATAACTAAATTAGGACAAATATTTGGGATACCAATTGATTGTAGTCCAGAATTGTGTATCTTGGGAattgtagataataataataatctttatttatatagcgccaacatattccgcagcgctttacagtttaacagtttcagagacaacagtcataggtaacaacgttaataatacaataataaagcaaaataagacgaccctgctcgtgagagcttactatCTACAATGGAAAAATAGTGGGTGCATTATGACAGAATATTTCTCTGGGAAGTTCTATTTATGGCTAGGAAAGCAATAGCACTGAGGTTGATGGGGGGGGGGCTTCCTATTATTAATCAGTGGAAAAAAATAGTGAATGATATAATACTATATGAGAATATATTATATAGATATAGAGGATGTCCCCAGAAATTCCATAAGATATGGGAGAGATGGTGTGATTCACCCTTAATGCACCACTCCTAATGCCATGACTCCATCTATCTCACGACACGTACCCTGAGGTATATCCCTTCCAGTATATGAAAGTAATGGTATATGTAGACTTAAAGGGACACGGtctcctgaatttggagggaacaatcttcagccatggaggcggggtttttgggtgtttgattcacccttttcttacctgctggctgcatgctggctgcaatattggattgaagttcattctctgtcctccatagtacacgcctgcgcaaggcaagattgccttgtgcagacatgtactacggaggacagagaatgaacttcaatccaatattgcagccagcaggtaaggaaagggtgaatcaaacacccaaaaaccccgcctccatggctgaagattgttccctccaaattcaggtgacagtgtccctttaaggagtgttttttttttatttattttattatgacCCAAATTGGTACGAGTTCTGAATTCTGAGAAAGAACCTGTTAATTTGAGTGTGTAATGCTTTGCAATGGAAATTGTCTCAAAATGCTATGCTCCATTCTGTATGTTcgcttttctttatttatttactcTATTATTGAGAGTGTGATGTTACATCCATGTTATTGTGGAAGGCGACTGTATGGATTATTCTGACCTTACACTGCATTGTTATGTGTTTGTAACCTTATCCTGCggaatctttcaataaaaagaattaaaaaaaaaagttaatttctgtataaaacatttcccacattctgaatggAAAAAGGCTTCTTCTCTGTGTGAGTTTGCTGGAGGATATCAAGATTTACTTtccggctaaaacatttcccatgttttgaacaggaaaaaggcttctccttgtGCGAGTTCTCTTATGTGTAGCAAGAGTTGATTTatctacaaaacatttcccactttATAAACATGAAacgggcttctcccctgtgtgagttatctgaTGCATCTTAAGACCTAATTTctgtctaaaacatttcccacattctgaacatgaaaaaggcttctccccagtgtgagttcgctggtggctaacaagatgtgattttaggctaaaacatttcccacattctgagcatgaaaaaggcttctccccagtgtgagttcgctggtggctaacaagatatgatttgtggttaaaacatttcccacattctgaacatgaaaaaggcttctccccagtgtgagttcgCTGGTGACCAACAAGACTTGATttgtggctaaaacatttcccacattctgaacatgaaaaaggcttctcccctgtgtgaattcgctggtgactaacaagatttgagtggcagttaaaacatttcccacattctgaacacgaaaaaggcttctcccctgtgtgagttctctgatgtttgctAAGACCTAATTTgtgactaaaacatttcccacattctgaacatgaaaaaggcttctccccagtgtgatttagctggtggctaacaagatgtgattttaggctaaaacatttcccacattctgaacatgaaaaaggcttcacccctgtgtgagttctctggtgactaacaagatttgatttccataaaaaacatttcccacattctgaacatgaaaaagccttctcccctgtgtgagttcgctggtgactaacaagatttgatttcttgttaaagcatttcccacattctgaacatgaaaaaggcttctcccctgtgtgagttctctgatgtttgataAGACCTAAGTTCTGTCTaaaccatttcccacattctgaacatgaaaatgtctccacccctgtgtgagttctctggtgactaacaagattcgatttctggttaaaacattttccacattccgaacatgaaaaaggcttctcccctgtgtgagtttgctGGTGACGAACAAGATTTGATttgcagttaaaacatttcccacattctgaacatgaaaaagattTCACCCCTGTGTGAGTTGGCTGAtgactaacaagatctgatttgtgGTTAAACCACTTCCCACACTTAGCAAAGGATAGATTTTcttgttctgtgtttttttttttacgtttaagaAAACACTTTTctaggggaaaactatttccatattctgaatgaGGAATTGGCTTCTTTGCATTAGGAGCAAttcgttttttaatgcttattttgggaCTCTGATTTtgcttagtagtcggtaatgaatcacgTGACAGATTTTTGCTATGAAGGGTTGATGGTATATCGGGAGCAATGGAATTCACTTCAACCGtgtcctgtgggatctcaagatcatctgactTAAAAATTGAaggtgtcagctgtccctctgatctcctggtacagtcatctgccaagaataaaatgaATTATcatttttgaattaaaaaaaaaaaaaaaaaaatcacggatATTTTAACATTTCTACATTATTTATTTAAACAGTCCGTAAAAATAGCAAGCGGTGTGAAAATATtgaattatttaccaagacaatgacagttcacagtctaatagaaaacctcataggaTGGAGCGGTgtacaactgtttgttcattctgccacccAAACAAGGAATAAAAAGCCAACAATGTTATGTGGGCAAAAATAAATACCAAAAAAAGTTTATTCTCATCCCGCAAAAACAAAAGTCCCCACACAAGTCCATCATCTGCCAATGGAAATATCTTAGTTACTTACAGGTAATGGGATTTTACAGAGCCCTTGACAGCACtatctgaggccggtttcacacgtcagtggctccggtacgtgaggtgacagtttcctcacgtaccggagccactgacacacgtacacattaaaatcaatgcatctgtgcagatgtcattgattttttgcggaccgtgtctccgtgtgccaaacacggagacatgtcagtgtacgtgggagcgcacggattacacggacccattaaagtcaatgggtccttgtaaaacacgtcccgcacacggacgttgtccgtgtgcagtccgtgtgccgtgcaggagacagcgctacattaagcgcggtcccccccactggtgctgaatccgccattcatatcttccctgcagcagcgtttgctgtagagaagatatgaataatagtgtgtaaaatccagatccaggtcccccccccagctgttattaaaatactcacccagctcccggctccctcgctgcttcctgtcctggccgcaccttgtactctatgagcggtcacgtg is a window encoding:
- the LOC138663527 gene encoding zinc finger protein 182-like isoform X1 gives rise to the protein MWSAALWVEVGAGGSIILYVECKLQLEVSTIPDPLSEDLLYKTIFLIYPSKMDMDRDKMAVRILHLTLEILFRLTGEDYTVVKKTSSERCQDPVSEGRGRPLSPITMPPSHPLIHEDINDQKVLELAYKMIELLTGEVPVRCQDVAIYFSMEEWEYLEGHKDLYRDVMKEVPQPLTSPDLSSKRTTPERCSHPLLPQDCKPEDLNVPQDHQVSTISDPLSEDLLYKRIFLIYPSRMDMDRDKMAERILHLTLEILFRLTGEDYTVVKKTSSERCQDPVSEGWGRHLSPITMPPSHPLIHEDINDQKVLELTYKMIELLTGEVPIRCQDVAIYFSMEEWEYLEGHKDLYRDVMMEVPQPLTSPDLSSKRTTPERCPHPLLPQDCKQEDPNVPQDHQGEDLTHINSTETYVRVDEWCKEEFLTYDYPDDCTRRSEGQLTPSIFKSDDLEIPQDTVEVNSIAPDIPSTLHSKNLSRDSLPTTKQNQSPKISIKKRIAPNAKKPIPHSEYGNSFPLEKCFLKRKKKNTEQENLSFAKCGKWFNHKSDLVSHQPTHTGVKSFSCSECGKCFNCKSNLVRHQQTHTGEKPFSCSECGKCFNQKSNLVSHQRTHTGVETFSCSECGKWFRQNLGLIKHQRTHTGEKPFSCSECGKCFNKKSNLVSHQRTHTGEKAFSCSECGKCFLWKSNLVSHQRTHTGVKPFSCSECGKCFSLKSHLVSHQLNHTGEKPFSCSECGKCFSHKLGLSKHQRTHTGEKPFSCSECGKCFNCHSNLVSHQRIHTGEKPFSCSECGKCFSHKSSLVGHQRTHTGEKPFSCSECGKCFNHKSYLVSHQRTHTGEKPFSCSECGKCFSLKSHLVSHQRTHTGEKPFSCSECGKCFRQKLGLKMHQITHTGEKPVSCL
- the LOC138663527 gene encoding zinc finger protein 182-like isoform X2, encoding MDMDRDKMAVRILHLTLEILFRLTGEDYTVVKKTSSERCQDPVSEGRGRPLSPITMPPSHPLIHEDINDQKVLELAYKMIELLTGEVPVRCQDVAIYFSMEEWEYLEGHKDLYRDVMKEVPQPLTSPDLSSKRTTPERCSHPLLPQDCKPEDLNVPQDHQVSTISDPLSEDLLYKRIFLIYPSRMDMDRDKMAERILHLTLEILFRLTGEDYTVVKKTSSERCQDPVSEGWGRHLSPITMPPSHPLIHEDINDQKVLELTYKMIELLTGEVPIRCQDVAIYFSMEEWEYLEGHKDLYRDVMMEVPQPLTSPDLSSKRTTPERCPHPLLPQDCKQEDPNVPQDHQGEDLTHINSTETYVRVDEWCKEEFLTYDYPDDCTRRSEGQLTPSIFKSDDLEIPQDTVEVNSIAPDIPSTLHSKNLSRDSLPTTKQNQSPKISIKKRIAPNAKKPIPHSEYGNSFPLEKCFLKRKKKNTEQENLSFAKCGKWFNHKSDLVSHQPTHTGVKSFSCSECGKCFNCKSNLVRHQQTHTGEKPFSCSECGKCFNQKSNLVSHQRTHTGVETFSCSECGKWFRQNLGLIKHQRTHTGEKPFSCSECGKCFNKKSNLVSHQRTHTGEKAFSCSECGKCFLWKSNLVSHQRTHTGVKPFSCSECGKCFSLKSHLVSHQLNHTGEKPFSCSECGKCFSHKLGLSKHQRTHTGEKPFSCSECGKCFNCHSNLVSHQRIHTGEKPFSCSECGKCFSHKSSLVGHQRTHTGEKPFSCSECGKCFNHKSYLVSHQRTHTGEKPFSCSECGKCFSLKSHLVSHQRTHTGEKPFSCSECGKCFRQKLGLKMHQITHTGEKPVSCL